TCCGAGCGCTTCTTGCGCCGGGCCTGGCCGTGCTGACCCGGCGGATAGCTGCGACGCTCGTAGCCGCACTTGTCGGTGTAGCAGCGCTCTCCCTTGAGGAAGAGCTTCATGTCTTCACGCCGGCACAGCCGGCACACGGGGCCAATGTAACGAGCCATCGATGGTTTCCTGGAAGCAGAGGTGATCCCGGCGACAGCGCCGGCAAGTTCCTCGAGAAGAATCAGGGACGAAGACGAACGAAGGGCCAGCGGCGCTGGGCGCTGGGGGCTCGGGACTGCGGAGCAGGTCCCGGGCAAGCGCCCGCGGGCCGCCAGGCCCGCAACAATCAGACGCGGCGGCGCTTGCGCGGCCGGCAGCCGTTGTGCGGCACCGGGGTCACGTCGCGGATGAGGTTGATCTTGAACCCGGCCGAGTTCAGCGCGCGCAGCGCCGACTCACGGCCCGAGCCCGGGCCCTTGACGTAGACGGTCACGTTGCGGACGCCGTGCTCCATCGCCTTCTTGGCGGCGTCCTCGGCGGCGAGCTGCGCGGCGAACGGCGTCGACTTGCGCGAGCCCTTGAAGCCGCACGTGCCCGACGACGACCACGCGACCACGTTGCCCGAGACGTCGGTGATCGAGACGATGGTGTTGTTGAACGTCGCAGCGATATGCGCGACGCCGGTCTGGATGTTCTTCCGGACCTTCTTCTTCTGCTTGCCCTTGGTGCTCGACATGTCAGTTCCTTAGGTCCTGGTCACTTCTTGGTCGCGCCGCCCTGCTTCTTCACAGCCATGCGCCGCGGGCCCTTGCGGGTACGAGCGTTGGTGTGGGTGCGCTGTCCGCGCACCGGCAGGTTGCGCTTGTGGCGCGAACCCCGGTAGCAACCGAGGTCGACCAGGCGCTTGATCGAGAGCTGAACGTCGCGGCGCAGATCGCCCTCGACCCGAAAGTTCGAGTCGATCGCGTCGCGCAGCCGGCGCACGTCGTTCTCATCGAGATCGTCGGTGCGCTTGTCGGGCGAGATGCCGGCCTCCGTCAGGACGACGGTGGCG
This is a stretch of genomic DNA from Myxococcales bacterium. It encodes these proteins:
- the rpsM gene encoding 30S ribosomal protein S13, translated to MARIAGVDLPRNKRIEIALTYIYGLGRHAATVVLTEAGISPDKRTDDLDENDVRRLRDAIDSNFRVEGDLRRDVQLSIKRLVDLGCYRGSRHKRNLPVRGQRTHTNARTRKGPRRMAVKKQGGATKK
- the rpsK gene encoding 30S ribosomal protein S11; protein product: MSSTKGKQKKKVRKNIQTGVAHIAATFNNTIVSITDVSGNVVAWSSSGTCGFKGSRKSTPFAAQLAAEDAAKKAMEHGVRNVTVYVKGPGSGRESALRALNSAGFKINLIRDVTPVPHNGCRPRKRRRV